Sequence from the Gemmatimonadota bacterium genome:
AGTCGAAACATCTCGCGGTCTTTCTTTTTTTAGAAATCGGTTGACAGCATCTTCAATAGCCTATTACATTTGATCTCTCCCAAACAAAAATAGTAAAAACTCAACTCACAAAGGAACGCACATGTCCAACGACAACATCATCCGCGTCGCTATCGGCGGTCAGGGTCGCAGTGGATACAACATCCATGCCAAACAATTGAACCAGATGCCCGACAAATTCAAAATTGTAGCCGTAGCCGATCAATTGTCCGAGCGCAGGCGCGATGCCCGCGAACAATTTGGAGCCGAAGCTTATGAAGACTGGCAAGACATGATCAAAGCAGGTGGATTTGACCTCTTTGTCAATGCCCTGCACCAGCCCCTGCACCCCGTCGCCAGCATTGCCGCTCTCAAAGCGGGTTCCCATGTCGTATGCGAAAAACCCACCTGCAAAACCGTGGCGCAATTCGACGACATCGTTCAGACAGCCACAGACAACAACCGCGTCTTTGCCCCCTTTCAAAACAACCGGTTGCAGCCCTACTTTGACAAAATCCAGGAAATCATCAACTCGGGCGTCCTGGGCAAAATCGTGTACATCCGATCCTCCTGGGGCGGTTTTTCGCGGCGCTGGGACTGGCAAACCCGTCAGGAAAACTGGGGCGGTGGCCTTCTCAACACAGGACCCCATCCCGTTGATCAAGCCCTCTGCCTCTTTGGCTTTGACCGCACCCCCAGCGTCTTTGCCCGCATGGACTGCAACAACCCCTTTGAAGGCGACGCCGACGATCACTGCACCGTCACATTGTACGACCCCGAACGACAGGCACCTCAAATCGACATCGTCGTGAGCAACTACCTCCATTATCCGCAAAATGACACCTATACCATTAACGGCACCTATGGCGGTCTCACAGGGGGATCATCAGCACTCAAATGGCGTTATTTTGACCCCGAAAAAGCGCCCAAACACGACATGTGGACCTGGTCGGTAAATCGACAATACACCCGCGAGGAACTCGACTGGATCGAAGAAACGTGGACACTCGAAGAAGAAAAGAAAAACAACAACTCTCCCTCCGTCTCACTCGAAAACGGTCCCGAACGCTTCTACAACAACATCCACGACGCACTCAAAAACAACGGCGAACTCCTCATCACCCCCGCGCAAGTACGCAAACAAATCGCCGTGATAGAAGAATCCCATCGACAAAACCCACTCCCCAAAAAATAAAGCACAACAAAGGAAACCCCCATGAGCATCCCCATCTTAGACACCCATCAACACCTCATCTACCCGGGCAAATACCCCTATTCGTGGACCGATGAACTCCCACCACTCAAAAACACAGCCTTCCACATCGAAGACTATTTGACCCTCACAAAAGGCAGCGGCATCACGCGCACCATTTTCATGGAAGCCTCGCCCGATGACCCCCACTGGCATGACGAAACGCAATTTGTTTATGAACTATCCGAACAACCCAATGCCATAATCGAAGGCGTCATCGCCAACTGCCGTCCCGAATCCCCCTCCGGATTTGAAGCCTATATCGAATCTGTTCAGCACCCCAAACTCGTCGGCTTCCGCCGCATCCTGCACACCATGCCCGACGACCTCTCCCAATCGGATCACTTTGCAACAAACATCCGACTGCTCGAAAAATACAACCTCACCTTCGACCTCTGCTTCCGCGCCGACCAACTCCTCATCGCCCGCAACCTCGCGCAAAAATGTCCAGACATCCAATTCATCCTCGATCACTGCGGCGTACCGGATATTGCAAACAGCGAGACAGACCCCTGGCGCGACCACATCGCGCAAATAGCCGCCCTCCCAAATGTCGCATGCAAAATCTCAGGCGTCCTCGCCTATTGCGCCGAGGGAAATGCCACCACTGAAGCGGTACGCCCTTATGTTGAACACTGCATCGCCAGCTTCGGCTGGAATCGCGTGGTCTGGGGCAGCGACTGGCCCGTTTGCAACACGCGATCCGATATCCAGACCTGGGTGCAAATATCACGCGAAATCGTCGCCAATGCTGACATAGCGGACCAGGAAAAACTCTTTCATAAGAACGCAGAACGCATTTATCTGAAAAAATAATAACGGTCCCTCATAGAGAGAGACCGTCTAATCGTGAAACGTCTCAATTTCTGTCTCTAATCCTCCTCTCCCTCGGTTGTGCGATCTTGCTCAACCTTCTGAGCAGCGGACATCCCGTCCTTTTTACCCATATTATAGGCGTGTCGTGTTGCGTGTTGTAATGCATATATTCCTATCCCGCATATTAGGGCTACAACAACAACAAATGGCAGATCAAACCCGAAAATAAATCGAACTGCGGCTATACCCACCAGACCAGATGCGGCATGGCCGACTCCCACCCAGAAAGACTTATTCATAATTCCTCCGATTCCTCGTCTGTGAGATCTTCCTCAACTTGCTGAGCAGCGGACATCCCGTCCTTTTTACCCATATTATAGGCGCGATATGATGTGGGTATCACCATCGCAGCCATAATCCCTGCCACAACAGCAGGCGATATATTGATATCCATAATAAGCCGCAGTACGACTATAACCACCAAACCAGTTGCTACATGTCCGATTCCCACTCCAATAGCCTTATACATAATCCCTCCTATTTAACCAACGCGCGCGCTCAATCCCCCATCCACCGGAAGCAAAACGCCCGTAATATACCTCGCCTCATCTGAAGCGAGGAACACCGCAGCGGCAGCCACATCCCACGCCGACCCCATTCTTTGTTCAAGAGGCACCTGTGCAGCGCGCTCCTCACGAAGCGCATCCCGGTTGACACCCTGATCTTGAACGCGAGATTCAATCGCCATCGGCGTATCCATCAGACCGGGCAAAATCGCATTGACGCGCACGCCATAAGGCGCGTTTTCAAGCGCGAGATTCTGCGTAAGCGCATTGATCCCCGCCTTGGCGATTTTGTACGCAAGCGTCCTGG
This genomic interval carries:
- a CDS encoding amidohydrolase, with product MSIPILDTHQHLIYPGKYPYSWTDELPPLKNTAFHIEDYLTLTKGSGITRTIFMEASPDDPHWHDETQFVYELSEQPNAIIEGVIANCRPESPSGFEAYIESVQHPKLVGFRRILHTMPDDLSQSDHFATNIRLLEKYNLTFDLCFRADQLLIARNLAQKCPDIQFILDHCGVPDIANSETDPWRDHIAQIAALPNVACKISGVLAYCAEGNATTEAVRPYVEHCIASFGWNRVVWGSDWPVCNTRSDIQTWVQISREIVANADIADQEKLFHKNAERIYLKK
- a CDS encoding Gfo/Idh/MocA family oxidoreductase is translated as MSNDNIIRVAIGGQGRSGYNIHAKQLNQMPDKFKIVAVADQLSERRRDAREQFGAEAYEDWQDMIKAGGFDLFVNALHQPLHPVASIAALKAGSHVVCEKPTCKTVAQFDDIVQTATDNNRVFAPFQNNRLQPYFDKIQEIINSGVLGKIVYIRSSWGGFSRRWDWQTRQENWGGGLLNTGPHPVDQALCLFGFDRTPSVFARMDCNNPFEGDADDHCTVTLYDPERQAPQIDIVVSNYLHYPQNDTYTINGTYGGLTGGSSALKWRYFDPEKAPKHDMWTWSVNRQYTREELDWIEETWTLEEEKKNNNSPSVSLENGPERFYNNIHDALKNNGELLITPAQVRKQIAVIEESHRQNPLPKK